A stretch of DNA from Bacteroidales bacterium:
CATCCTGAAATGAATAATCGGTTTGAAATTTCACCCGTAAAAATTTTTCATAATTCGGTAAACTGGAAATGACATGAGATTCAAACTTCTCTTTATGTTCCGGAAGCACCGTGTAATGGATTCGAACGGTACCATCTGCATTTATTGAATAATTGGCACCCTCTACCATATGTTCTTCCACGGGTGTTCTCGAATGATCCTGGTAACGGTGAAATTTAATCAACCCCTTCGGCAAATGAGCGCAATCCAATCCGCCAGTTTCCAAAAGCTCTCTGATAATGGTGGCATAATCCTTCCGCGGGATGGCATTTTCTATGCTAATATCCTTTCTGGCCAGGGAGGCTTTCAGATCTTCATAAAATGCAAAATGCTCTATATTCCCTATAAATTCTTCAACTTCTGCGGAATTGGAAGTTTCATCCTCCAGATATTCAAACAAAAATTGAAACATTCTGCTCGCAGCCCCTGAAGCAGGTACAAACTTCCGGATTGTGTTTTTTCTGACCGATTCGCCATATCCTTTTTTGAACTTATCAATATAATCCTGATCAAGACGAATGATACCGTCGTTTGGAGTTGCTGCCCTCACCAACGGGACAAAAGGGAAACCCGCTCTGAAATTTTCAACCTGTTTTTCTATATCTTTTTCCGCTAATCCCTTTTGCCGTATCTGCTCAATATCTTTGTTTGTCAGCTCTTCCATTTTTTAAACCATTTTTTATTTAAGTCATAAAATTATTGTATTTGAATGAAATGATTATGTATTGCATGTAAAAATTTATAAAAACCTGGTATGGTTTTCCAACCCGAATTATTCTTACCTCAGCTATAGCTACAAACAAATTTTTAATAGCTTGATTTTAAGTACTATAATCAGAGTCAGGTAGCTTTTTTCAGAGTCGTATAAATTTCCTAGCAATTTACATAAAAGATCATACCTCAGTCTCTTAGAACTCCAGCAAAAGCTTCACATTAAGCCTTCTCGAAGTAAGGCTATTAGGCACAGCATACAGCCCGGATTTTCCCTGCTGATTGCTCACCGTTTTAATCCATTGATAAGAAATGGTATTGTTTATGTCCAAGAGATTGAACACTTCAATGCCCAGCCAGAGTGATTCTATGTAATGAAGCGGATTAGACCTATCAAAGTGTTCCCCTTTCCCCTTAATAAGCTTTGAAAACCCAATGTCGACCCTTCTGTATGAAGACATCCAGAAGATTTTATCGTAACGTGGGGTATCTGGTGGCGAAAATGGCAGGGGACTGCCATAATGGGCACTCAGTTGTAGCTTATACGATGGATAATGAGGTATATAATCCTGGAAAAACATACTGAAATTAAGCAATTGGTTGGTTGGCCTGGGATAAGATCCCGGCTCAATTACCTGGCCTTCATTATTGATATAGGAATCGCCCTTTATATCGGCCCTGGTCTGCATAACAGCCAGGCTGGCCCATGATTCCACTCCACGGACAAATTCACCATTAACCTTCATGTCAATGCCGGTGGCGTATCCTCTGGCCATATTTCTTCCGGCATAATTCACCCTCACATTATCTATTTTATAAGGTATAAGCCTGTTCATATGTTTATAATATAATTCCGCTGAATATTTAAATGGCCTGCCCCACGCGGTAAAGTCATATTCGGAGCCCACTACAAAATGCAGAGATTTTTGTGCCCTGATATCCGGGTTGATATTCCCATTATTCATTTTCATTTCCTTGAAAAAAGGCGGCTGAAAATAATAACCCCCGGCAAAGTGAAACTTCAGGTTCTTATTGATCAAAGGTTCAAATTCTACATTGATTCTGGGGCTTATCAAAAATTCACCGTTATAGTTCCAGTAATGGGTTCTTATTCCTGCGTTGAAAAACCAATCCCCTTTACCGGAGATCAGGTGATGGGTATTCTGCAAAAAGGATGTGAAACGGCTGGAATTTATTGAATTATCTGCCTGAAGCGAATGGTAAAGATTAACGGCATCTTTCGAATAGGGAATGGAATAGCCCGCAGAATCTACATATTTCCACTCATTGGATTCATCCCGGATGAATTCCCGCTGATACTTGATACCCCATCTGATGAGATTGTTCCCTTCATTCCATTTACCCTTATGAGAAAGGGTATATACTTTTCCTCTCAGATAATTTCTGGCGTGTTCCAGGTATCCCCCCACACCGATATTCATAATGCTATCTCCATAAGTCTTTGAACCGACCGATTTGTCCAGTTCATTCAGATAATATTCTCCGTGTATGTCATAGGTTTCCGATTCATTGGTATTATAGGCCGCGCCA
This window harbors:
- a CDS encoding carboxypeptidase-like regulatory domain-containing protein; translated protein: MLYRFLILFLIFYIFPVALSAQQEDVLWGRVINYQNEPVENAHVRFKHSAVGTLTDEQGEFQLRLPGQAGKHDSLFISHVSYQSRVVAIDSFSRERPMDIRLKLFTEDLDQVEVRSKLHMDQNLIRIDPENFKMLPSSSGKVESIIQKMPGVASRNELSYQYAVRGGNYDENLVYVNGIEIYRPMLVHTGKHEGLSFLNSDMVSSLNFSAGGFQARYGDKMSSVLDIRYNKPEEFSGDIEMSLLGSSLHLEDKPGERFTYNVGFRYKTNQYLLNSLDVKGDYNPSFYDLQSYMTYEVTNRLNLEFLGNYSLNRYTFVPQSRQTSFGTIENALNLKIYYEGQEVDAFENYTGALAAKYNPSGDIQLRLIGAAYNTNESETYDIHGEYYLNELDKSVGSKTYGDSIMNIGVGGYLEHARNYLRGKVYTLSHKGKWNEGNNLIRWGIKYQREFIRDESNEWKYVDSAGYSIPYSKDAVNLYHSLQADNSINSSRFTSFLQNTHHLISGKGDWFFNAGIRTHYWNYNGEFLISPRINVEFEPLINKNLKFHFAGGYYFQPPFFKEMKMNNGNINPDIRAQKSLHFVVGSEYDFTAWGRPFKYSAELYYKHMNRLIPYKIDNVRVNYAGRNMARGYATGIDMKVNGEFVRGVESWASLAVMQTRADIKGDSYINNEGQVIEPGSYPRPTNQLLNFSMFFQDYIPHYPSYKLQLSAHYGSPLPFSPPDTPRYDKIFWMSSYRRVDIGFSKLIKGKGEHFDRSNPLHYIESLWLGIEVFNLLDINNTISYQWIKTVSNQQGKSGLYAVPNSLTSRRLNVKLLLEF